Proteins encoded within one genomic window of Haladaptatus sp. QDMS2:
- a CDS encoding ATP-binding protein, which yields MTDLGDFNDFDPDDGDVDATSATERDFEAVSVDGVGPDRGIGTLAVSAGLSIGEERDETCLRAYVTAANRSDVRIGKYLLVSYPDGERLFCRITTLEYAQEYHTDDATEIHARRAMRSSGIDEHDYKFMATLEPIAILYEDDGELKRRMADRVPKPETVVGEATDQTEIKTGLKIPEEGVFLGHLSVGGEKVRTSAQPPTIDYRVKDDYEAGDPLVFRHTLIAGGTGSGKTHSAKNVLRQYLSEERTYPVEAGSSQERRMAVVQFDPQDEYAQMHDDNPKLTQEFARRCERENVAHGGHDDTIAFVPKVEGSTYAADHHRAEQVEFTIPFSLVRRNRWLVAGGSLNDNQYNALDFLLDRYFRTAGEHTYRGFLDFLDDTALREQLDESGRVHEATFDAVHRRVRSPAFDSVFDQDAEPITEQIHRLVRPGGLTVVPTYHVNNSRATEVVVLAVASLLIDQKLSNDAQYDRIKETPLVVGMDEAHNFLADAESAQARKVIGKFTEAAKQGRKERLGLFLITQDPQDIAEPVFKQVNTKIVLNLGDEDAIKSVNIPANLEKKVPYMEKGQMVVYSPDNSEPVELIGLSTCLTRHGRGA from the coding sequence ATGACTGACCTCGGCGATTTCAACGACTTCGACCCCGACGACGGGGACGTCGACGCCACATCGGCCACAGAGCGCGACTTCGAAGCCGTTTCCGTAGACGGCGTGGGTCCCGACCGGGGAATCGGGACGCTCGCGGTGTCCGCTGGCCTCTCCATTGGCGAAGAACGCGACGAGACGTGTCTGAGGGCCTACGTGACGGCGGCAAATCGCTCTGACGTGCGCATCGGGAAGTACCTCCTCGTCTCGTATCCGGACGGCGAACGCCTCTTCTGTCGAATTACGACGCTCGAATACGCCCAGGAGTACCACACAGACGACGCGACGGAGATTCACGCCCGCCGCGCGATGCGCTCTTCTGGCATCGACGAACACGACTACAAGTTCATGGCGACGCTCGAACCCATCGCCATCCTCTACGAGGACGACGGCGAATTGAAACGCCGGATGGCAGACCGCGTGCCGAAACCCGAGACTGTCGTCGGCGAGGCAACCGACCAGACAGAAATCAAGACCGGCCTCAAAATCCCCGAAGAAGGCGTCTTCCTCGGCCACCTCTCGGTCGGCGGCGAGAAGGTACGTACCAGCGCCCAGCCCCCGACCATCGACTACCGGGTCAAAGACGACTACGAGGCGGGCGACCCGCTCGTGTTCCGCCACACGCTCATCGCCGGAGGGACCGGGTCCGGGAAGACCCACAGCGCGAAGAACGTGTTGCGCCAGTATCTGAGCGAGGAGCGTACCTACCCCGTCGAGGCGGGGAGTTCACAGGAGCGTCGCATGGCCGTCGTCCAGTTCGACCCACAGGACGAGTACGCCCAGATGCACGACGACAACCCAAAACTGACGCAGGAGTTCGCCCGGCGATGTGAGCGCGAGAACGTCGCCCACGGCGGCCACGACGACACCATCGCATTCGTCCCGAAAGTCGAGGGGTCCACCTACGCCGCAGACCACCACCGCGCAGAGCAAGTCGAATTCACCATCCCGTTCTCGCTCGTCCGGCGCAACCGCTGGCTGGTGGCCGGCGGCAGCCTCAACGACAACCAGTACAACGCACTCGACTTCCTGCTCGACCGCTACTTCCGCACGGCGGGCGAGCACACGTATCGTGGCTTTCTCGACTTTCTCGACGACACGGCGCTCCGCGAGCAGTTAGACGAGAGCGGGCGGGTCCACGAGGCCACGTTCGACGCGGTCCACCGACGGGTGCGTTCTCCCGCCTTCGACAGCGTGTTCGACCAGGACGCAGAACCGATTACGGAGCAGATTCACCGCCTCGTCCGCCCCGGCGGCCTGACGGTGGTCCCGACCTATCACGTCAACAACAGTCGGGCGACGGAGGTCGTCGTCCTCGCGGTGGCCAGTCTACTCATCGACCAGAAGCTCTCGAACGACGCTCAGTACGACCGCATCAAGGAGACGCCGCTCGTCGTCGGGATGGACGAGGCCCACAACTTCCTCGCCGACGCGGAGAGCGCCCAGGCCCGGAAGGTCATCGGCAAGTTCACCGAGGCGGCAAAACAGGGGCGCAAAGAGCGCCTCGGCCTCTTCCTCATCACGCAGGACCCACAGGACATCGCCGAACCCGTGTTCAAGCAAGTGAACACGAAGATCGTGCTGAACCTGGGTGACGAGGACGCCATCAAGAGCGTGAACATCCCCGCGAATCTGGAGAAGAAGGTGCCGTACATGGAGAAAGGGCAGATGGTCGTCTACTCGCCGGACAACTCTGAACCAGTCGAACTCATCGGCCTCTCGACCTGTCTCACGCGTCACGGTCGCGGGGCCTGA
- a CDS encoding DNA double-strand break repair nuclease NurA — protein sequence MTLDPVHFDGIADLARRIEQDVDASDHRAFAETVWNEFLDPLWDGTTKVLEPLDEVARKRIDVAQVALCDDEFESCHGIDSGTINPTTFKNGLVIDVAQAAMSAVPSDLDLHRARTMVATVHTNDAAGRFDEEWSMFDEGYSRARLFQVPRVNRYEGAVVHALALYLAESKHALTQSDVVSDLLVLDGPIYPKGLLNWENRDPELRDLLIEDKRPRDVVANYVELVERFANREVPLIGFVKNSSTKAITNAVRGKAEAPWVNDAAFFSKVLERREDGERLTDCLTFTNWFVSRGGSDGMFSASGDALNIERNLDPEQYEVTFFIVYDPRQDLVYKVEAPYAFTRDEDLRERLTMHVLCEVARNRGPPKVIDKADELARINRQEKESLKQKLERTFDADRERTYDDVRWGLDY from the coding sequence ATGACCCTCGACCCGGTTCACTTCGACGGCATCGCCGACCTGGCCCGCCGGATCGAGCAGGACGTGGACGCGAGCGACCACCGGGCGTTCGCAGAAACCGTCTGGAACGAGTTCTTAGACCCCCTCTGGGACGGCACCACGAAAGTCTTGGAACCGCTCGACGAGGTGGCCAGAAAGCGCATCGACGTCGCCCAGGTCGCCCTCTGTGACGACGAGTTCGAGTCCTGCCACGGCATCGACTCGGGAACCATCAACCCGACGACGTTCAAAAACGGCCTCGTCATCGACGTCGCCCAGGCGGCGATGAGTGCGGTTCCCTCGGACTTAGACCTCCACCGCGCCCGGACGATGGTCGCCACGGTCCACACGAACGACGCCGCGGGACGGTTCGACGAGGAGTGGTCGATGTTCGACGAGGGGTACAGTCGCGCCCGCCTGTTCCAAGTTCCTCGGGTCAATCGCTACGAGGGAGCGGTCGTTCACGCACTCGCCCTCTACCTCGCAGAGAGCAAACACGCCCTGACGCAATCTGACGTCGTCTCTGACTTGCTCGTCTTAGACGGCCCCATCTACCCGAAAGGCCTGCTGAACTGGGAGAACCGCGACCCCGAACTCAGAGACCTCCTCATCGAGGACAAACGACCCCGCGACGTGGTCGCGAACTACGTCGAACTCGTCGAACGGTTCGCAAATCGCGAGGTTCCCCTCATCGGGTTCGTGAAAAACTCCTCGACGAAGGCCATCACCAACGCCGTCCGGGGGAAGGCAGAGGCTCCGTGGGTCAACGACGCCGCGTTCTTCTCGAAAGTGCTCGAACGCCGCGAGGACGGCGAGCGGCTCACCGACTGCCTCACGTTCACCAACTGGTTCGTCTCGCGGGGTGGGTCCGACGGGATGTTTTCGGCGTCGGGCGACGCACTCAACATCGAGCGAAACCTCGACCCCGAGCAGTACGAGGTGACGTTCTTCATCGTCTACGACCCGAGACAGGACCTCGTCTACAAGGTCGAAGCACCGTACGCGTTCACTCGCGACGAAGACTTGCGCGAGCGCCTCACGATGCACGTGCTCTGCGAGGTCGCGCGAAATCGCGGCCCGCCGAAGGTCATCGACAAGGCAGACGAACTCGCCCGCATCAACCGTCAGGAAAAGGAGTCGCTGAAACAGAAACTCGAACGAACCTTCGACGCGGACCGCGAGCGTACCTACGACGACGTGCGCTGGGGTCTCGACTACTGA
- a CDS encoding sodium:calcium antiporter: protein MLIEILLFLAGLAMLVYGASRAVAEASNLALYYGVSPFFIGVTVISIGTSVPEMVTSIVGARLGAGDIVVGNIVGSEIAQITLAIGIVALIAPIVATRREVLVYGGGMVLAMVIMILAVDDGQLTFSEGVLMMLAYVEFIYILYSNVGGAEIAEETVERQTPRQTVPWILAGLVLVVVGGQVMVTNAVELARLVGISEYLIGLLTGLGTTVPEITVAGIAAYRGDGGISVGALLGSNITDPVFSLGVGALVATVRVDTVGISTSLTYMLVVSILVLALMYWRRGLGRREAIVCLLLYPASLLLS from the coding sequence ATGCTAATCGAGATTCTCCTCTTTCTCGCCGGCCTCGCGATGCTCGTCTACGGGGCGTCGCGGGCGGTGGCCGAAGCCAGCAATCTCGCGCTCTACTATGGTGTTTCGCCGTTTTTCATCGGCGTGACGGTCATCTCCATTGGCACGTCCGTCCCCGAGATGGTCACCTCCATCGTGGGGGCGCGACTCGGGGCGGGCGACATCGTCGTCGGCAACATCGTCGGATCGGAGATCGCCCAGATAACCCTCGCCATCGGCATCGTCGCGCTGATTGCGCCCATCGTGGCCACCCGCCGAGAGGTGCTCGTCTACGGCGGCGGAATGGTTCTCGCGATGGTCATCATGATACTCGCCGTCGACGACGGACAACTCACCTTCTCTGAGGGCGTGTTGATGATGCTCGCGTACGTCGAGTTCATCTACATCCTCTACTCGAACGTCGGCGGGGCGGAGATTGCAGAGGAGACGGTCGAACGGCAGACCCCGCGCCAGACCGTGCCCTGGATTCTCGCCGGTCTCGTCCTCGTGGTTGTCGGCGGACAGGTCATGGTCACGAACGCCGTCGAACTGGCGCGACTGGTCGGCATCTCCGAGTACCTCATTGGCCTGCTCACAGGGCTCGGAACGACGGTCCCGGAGATTACGGTCGCCGGAATCGCCGCCTACCGCGGTGACGGAGGGATTTCGGTCGGGGCTCTGCTGGGAAGTAACATCACCGACCCAGTGTTCTCCCTCGGTGTCGGCGCGCTCGTGGCCACCGTCCGCGTGGACACGGTGGGGATTTCGACGTCGCTCACCTACATGCTCGTCGTCTCGATACTCGTCCTCGCGCTCATGTACTGGCGGCGCGGCCTCGGGCGGCGAGAGGCCATCGTCTGCCTGCTCCTCTACCCGGCGAGCCTCCTGCTCTCGTGA
- the gpmI gene encoding 2,3-bisphosphoglycerate-independent phosphoglycerate mutase, producing the protein MNGALIILDGWGIGDHDRLDAVRGADTPNFDRLKATGAYGELTVSGRRVGLPDGQMGNSEVGHLNIGAGRVVMQEFTRIEDAIVDGSFATNDAIQAAFDRAEESGGRVHLMGLVSDGGVHSAQSHLHALIDIAAARGVEAVTHAFTDGRDTAPKGGRQFLADLETHVEQAGTGHVATVTGRYYAMDRDQNWERTRRAYDAIVNRDAPHTAASAVQAVEASYERGDTDEFVEPTLVEGGAALEAGDSVIFFNFRSDRGRQLTRMLAAIRPEWEFETHPPETYLVTMTEYDKTFDVPVAFPPNQPEDTLGEVLAAAGLTQLRIAESEKYAHVTYFLNGGREVEFDGEIRKIIQSPDVPTYDLQPEMSAREVTDTAISVIESDDPDVLVLNYANPDMVGHTGDYEAAVAAVEAVDAQLGRLVAAIQQAGGHVLITADHGNADDMGTPDDPDTAHTLNPVPLIYLSPNNTDGGRHVVADGTLANVAPTLLSLIGVEKPAAMTGASLLE; encoded by the coding sequence ATGAACGGGGCGCTCATCATCTTAGACGGCTGGGGAATCGGCGACCACGACCGCCTCGACGCCGTGCGAGGCGCGGACACGCCGAACTTCGACCGACTCAAAGCGACTGGAGCCTACGGCGAACTGACGGTCTCGGGCCGCCGCGTTGGCCTCCCAGACGGTCAGATGGGGAACAGCGAGGTCGGCCACTTGAACATCGGGGCCGGGCGGGTCGTCATGCAGGAGTTTACGAGAATCGAGGACGCCATCGTGGACGGGTCGTTCGCGACGAATGACGCCATCCAGGCCGCGTTCGACCGTGCTGAGGAATCCGGGGGGCGCGTCCACCTCATGGGCCTCGTCTCCGACGGCGGGGTCCACTCCGCGCAGTCGCACCTCCACGCGCTCATCGACATCGCCGCAGCCCGCGGCGTCGAAGCGGTCACCCACGCCTTCACCGACGGCCGGGACACCGCACCGAAGGGTGGCCGCCAGTTCCTTGCCGACCTCGAAACCCACGTCGAACAGGCCGGAACCGGGCACGTCGCCACCGTCACGGGCCGGTACTACGCGATGGACCGCGACCAGAACTGGGAGCGCACCCGCCGGGCCTACGATGCCATCGTCAACCGGGACGCCCCGCACACCGCTGCCTCCGCCGTCCAGGCCGTCGAAGCCTCCTACGAGCGGGGGGACACAGACGAATTTGTCGAACCAACGCTCGTAGAGGGCGGAGCCGCCCTCGAAGCGGGCGATTCGGTCATCTTCTTCAACTTCCGCTCTGACCGGGGCCGGCAACTGACTCGAATGCTCGCGGCCATCCGCCCCGAGTGGGAGTTCGAGACGCACCCACCGGAGACGTATCTCGTCACGATGACGGAGTACGACAAGACCTTCGACGTACCCGTCGCCTTCCCGCCGAACCAGCCAGAAGACACGCTCGGCGAGGTGCTCGCGGCGGCGGGCCTCACCCAATTGCGCATCGCCGAATCTGAAAAATACGCCCACGTCACCTACTTCTTGAACGGCGGGCGTGAGGTCGAATTCGACGGCGAGATTCGGAAAATCATCCAGAGTCCGGACGTGCCGACCTACGACTTGCAGCCGGAGATGAGCGCGAGGGAAGTGACCGACACGGCCATCTCCGTCATCGAGTCCGACGACCCCGACGTGCTCGTGTTGAACTACGCAAACCCGGACATGGTGGGGCATACTGGCGACTACGAGGCGGCGGTCGCAGCGGTCGAAGCCGTAGACGCACAACTCGGTCGCCTCGTCGCCGCCATCCAGCAGGCGGGCGGCCACGTCCTCATCACCGCAGACCACGGCAATGCAGACGACATGGGGACGCCAGACGACCCCGACACGGCGCACACCCTGAACCCAGTGCCGCTCATCTATCTCTCGCCAAATAACACCGACGGTGGCCGTCACGTCGTCGCAGATGGTACGCTCGCGAACGTTGCACCGACCCTGCTCTCGCTCATCGGCGTGGAGAAACCGGCGGCCATGACTGGCGCGTCGTTGCTCGAATAA
- a CDS encoding amidohydrolase: MTAAADLILTNGAVHTLTDPDETADGVAIRDGRIVRVDRAYELDFLTGTETEVVDLDGRVVLPGFIDAHTHLNMVGRRLVHADLAEADGPADCIDLLSESARDAGWILGYGYDESEWDESRYLTREDLDEVSTDRPVAAFREDLHVASLNSVALDQFLSAMPDEDVLAEDGEPTGVVVESALDVIFEATEPDAAEMHDLLTAAQHHANALGVTGVHDMVRNSTAPGVFRDLELADELTLRVRLNYWTDHLDAAIETGLRTNHGSDLVRTGAIKSYTDGSFGGRTAKLSESYADGDSTGQWVVEPEELGTNVKLANRAGFQFCAHAIGDDAISAVLNAYEELTEDPGGARHRVEHAELLSDEHIDRFADLGVVASVQPNFLRWAHEGGLYDSRLGEERRRQTNRYADLLEAGVPLAFGSDCMPLNPLFGVHQAVNAPDPAQRLSVTEALRAYTIGSAYAGFDEDRLGTVENGKWADLVVLDESPWEFPEAIEDIDVTMTIVDGEVVYDDR; encoded by the coding sequence ATGACAGCGGCCGCCGACCTCATTCTCACGAACGGAGCAGTACACACGCTCACGGACCCCGACGAAACGGCAGACGGGGTGGCCATTCGCGACGGACGCATCGTTCGCGTCGACCGGGCCTACGAACTCGACTTTCTCACGGGGACGGAAACGGAAGTCGTCGACCTGGACGGCCGGGTCGTCCTCCCTGGCTTTATCGACGCCCACACCCATCTGAACATGGTCGGGCGACGACTCGTCCACGCCGACCTGGCTGAGGCAGACGGTCCCGCAGACTGCATCGACCTGCTCTCTGAATCCGCCCGCGATGCAGGGTGGATTCTCGGCTACGGTTACGACGAAAGCGAGTGGGACGAATCGCGCTACCTCACCCGCGAGGACCTAGACGAGGTCAGCACCGACCGCCCCGTCGCCGCCTTCCGCGAGGATTTACACGTCGCCTCGCTCAACTCCGTCGCGCTCGACCAGTTCCTCTCTGCGATGCCAGACGAAGACGTGCTCGCAGAAGATGGTGAACCGACCGGCGTCGTCGTCGAATCCGCCCTCGACGTGATTTTCGAGGCGACGGAACCCGACGCGGCGGAGATGCACGACCTGCTCACGGCAGCCCAGCACCACGCGAACGCCCTCGGGGTGACGGGCGTCCACGACATGGTTCGCAACTCGACCGCCCCCGGCGTGTTCCGCGACCTCGAATTGGCCGACGAACTCACTCTTCGCGTCCGACTCAACTACTGGACTGACCATCTGGACGCCGCCATCGAAACCGGCCTCCGGACGAACCACGGTTCAGACCTGGTGCGGACAGGAGCCATCAAATCCTACACCGACGGCAGTTTCGGCGGGCGGACGGCGAAACTCTCCGAATCCTACGCAGACGGCGATTCGACCGGCCAGTGGGTCGTCGAACCAGAGGAACTCGGGACGAACGTGAAACTCGCGAACCGGGCCGGGTTCCAGTTTTGCGCCCACGCCATCGGTGACGACGCGATTTCGGCCGTTCTGAACGCGTACGAGGAACTCACCGAAGACCCAGGGGGTGCACGCCACCGCGTCGAACACGCAGAACTGCTCAGCGACGAACACATCGACCGATTCGCCGACCTCGGCGTCGTCGCCTCGGTCCAGCCGAACTTCCTGCGCTGGGCCCACGAGGGCGGCCTCTACGACTCGCGACTCGGCGAGGAACGACGCCGACAGACGAACCGCTACGCAGACCTCCTCGAGGCTGGCGTGCCCCTCGCCTTCGGCTCTGACTGTATGCCGCTGAATCCCCTGTTCGGCGTCCATCAGGCGGTAAACGCGCCCGACCCTGCACAGCGACTCTCAGTTACCGAGGCCCTCCGCGCCTACACCATCGGGTCGGCCTACGCCGGGTTCGACGAGGACCGACTGGGAACCGTGGAGAACGGAAAGTGGGCAGACCTCGTCGTCCTCGACGAGTCGCCGTGGGAGTTCCCGGAGGCCATCGAGGACATCGACGTGACGATGACGATTGTGGACGGCGAGGTCGTGTACGACGACCGGTAA
- a CDS encoding GNAT family N-acetyltransferase, whose product MSSDVTIRPVKSADVPAIQRIGRAAYEAAYVDIVGQDEVDAMLAAWYDAEKLEGYISNEETAYYVAEGDEVVGFASGGPSDEMGEGELYAIYVHPDHWGDGVGTKLLSRIESTLTDRGMTKLRLEVFEENDVGRQFYEARGFERVSTKEADLFTGATPSVVVYAKALA is encoded by the coding sequence ATGTCCTCCGACGTGACGATTCGACCCGTGAAATCGGCAGACGTACCCGCCATCCAGCGGATTGGCCGCGCGGCCTACGAGGCCGCGTACGTGGACATCGTCGGGCAAGACGAGGTCGACGCCATGCTCGCGGCGTGGTACGACGCGGAGAAACTCGAAGGCTACATTTCGAACGAGGAGACGGCCTACTACGTTGCTGAGGGAGACGAAGTAGTCGGCTTTGCCTCTGGTGGGCCGAGCGACGAGATGGGCGAGGGCGAACTCTACGCGATTTACGTCCACCCCGACCACTGGGGCGACGGCGTCGGGACGAAATTGCTCTCCCGCATCGAATCGACGCTCACCGACCGCGGCATGACGAAGCTGCGCCTCGAAGTGTTCGAGGAGAACGACGTAGGGAGGCAGTTCTACGAGGCGCGCGGGTTCGAACGCGTGAGCACCAAAGAGGCGGACCTGTTCACGGGGGCGACCCCGAGCGTGGTCGTCTACGCGAAAGCACTCGCCTAG
- the hmgA gene encoding hydroxymethylglutaryl-CoA reductase (NADPH), giving the protein MTEPGDLVARVRDGEIRLHELEQHADADTAAAARRQYVEDETGASLAAVGDYGFDAEDAKSAIENMVGAIQIPLGVAGPVPIHGGAADGTFYLPLATTEGALLASVNRGLSAIRTAGGSTARVIKSKMTRAPVFRVQDVAESVEVVEWVRANEGKLKAAAEETTSHGELVDVTPYVVGDNVFLRFGYDTKDAMGMNMATIATEAACVLVEEETPASLVALSGNMCTDKKPAAINAIEGRGRTVVADVRIPRELVEERFKTTPEAIAEVNTRKNLVGSAKAGSLGFNAHAANTVAAMFLATGQDAAQVVEGSNAIVTAEAREDELYASISLASLEVGTVGGGTKLPTQAEGLDILGLRGGGDPPGANADALAEVIATGALAGELSLLSALASRHLSSAHAELGR; this is encoded by the coding sequence ATGACCGAGCCCGGAGACCTCGTCGCCCGCGTCCGTGACGGGGAGATTCGACTCCACGAACTCGAACAGCACGCCGACGCGGACACCGCGGCCGCCGCCCGCCGCCAGTACGTAGAAGACGAGACTGGGGCTTCGCTCGCCGCGGTCGGCGACTACGGCTTCGACGCCGAGGACGCGAAATCCGCCATCGAGAACATGGTCGGAGCGATTCAGATTCCTCTCGGCGTCGCCGGCCCCGTCCCCATCCACGGCGGCGCGGCAGACGGCACGTTCTACCTCCCATTAGCCACCACCGAAGGCGCGCTGCTCGCGAGCGTCAATCGCGGGCTTTCTGCCATCCGGACAGCGGGCGGTTCGACCGCTCGCGTCATCAAGTCGAAGATGACCCGCGCCCCCGTGTTTCGCGTCCAGGATGTGGCCGAATCTGTCGAAGTCGTCGAGTGGGTGCGGGCGAACGAAGGGAAACTGAAGGCCGCGGCTGAGGAGACGACGAGCCACGGCGAACTCGTAGACGTCACGCCGTACGTCGTCGGGGACAACGTCTTCCTGCGCTTTGGCTACGACACGAAGGACGCGATGGGGATGAACATGGCCACCATCGCCACTGAGGCTGCCTGCGTCCTCGTCGAAGAAGAGACGCCCGCCTCGCTGGTCGCGCTCTCTGGCAACATGTGTACGGACAAGAAACCGGCCGCCATCAACGCCATCGAGGGGCGGGGGCGAACCGTCGTCGCGGACGTGCGCATCCCCCGCGAACTGGTCGAAGAGCGATTCAAGACCACGCCCGAGGCCATCGCAGAGGTCAACACCCGCAAAAACCTCGTCGGGAGCGCGAAAGCCGGCAGCCTCGGCTTCAACGCTCACGCTGCGAACACGGTGGCCGCGATGTTCCTCGCGACGGGCCAGGACGCAGCACAGGTGGTCGAAGGCTCGAACGCAATCGTCACCGCAGAGGCCCGCGAGGACGAACTGTACGCGAGCATCAGCCTCGCCAGCCTCGAAGTCGGCACCGTCGGCGGCGGGACGAAACTCCCGACGCAGGCGGAGGGCCTCGACATTCTCGGTCTCCGCGGCGGGGGCGACCCACCAGGCGCGAACGCCGACGCACTGGCGGAAGTAATCGCGACTGGTGCCCTCGCTGGCGAACTCTCGCTTCTGTCTGCTCTGGCCTCGAGACACCTGTCTTCGGCACATGCCGAGTTGGGTCGCTGA
- a CDS encoding DUF5817 domain-containing protein: MYAVVGCSNCGALKVVEGRPKTTNCPSCGKRLQYKKLKKFITTDDPNEARQHRAQMLANRQGEAEAFANVDTFAEMETYTDEAMVSDEEYLEGSGLDATAITEAGEQATATRESMSKKDIVLAALAELDAPTEADVVEFAEQRGVSRGYVETALSRLVQAGDVSESRGVYRVL; this comes from the coding sequence ATGTATGCGGTCGTCGGCTGTAGCAACTGTGGCGCGCTGAAAGTCGTCGAGGGACGCCCGAAGACGACGAACTGTCCGAGCTGTGGCAAGCGCCTGCAGTACAAGAAGTTGAAGAAGTTCATCACCACCGACGACCCGAACGAAGCCCGCCAGCACCGCGCGCAGATGCTCGCGAATCGACAGGGAGAGGCAGAGGCCTTCGCCAACGTGGACACCTTCGCCGAGATGGAGACGTACACGGACGAGGCGATGGTCTCTGACGAGGAGTACCTCGAAGGCTCCGGCCTCGACGCGACGGCGATTACGGAAGCGGGCGAACAGGCGACGGCGACCCGTGAGTCGATGAGCAAAAAGGACATCGTGCTCGCGGCGCTCGCGGAACTCGACGCGCCGACAGAGGCGGACGTCGTCGAATTCGCCGAGCAGCGAGGCGTCTCACGGGGCTACGTCGAGACGGCGCTTTCGCGACTCGTTCAGGCGGGCGACGTGAGCGAGAGTCGGGGCGTCTATCGAGTGCTATAG
- a CDS encoding cupin domain-containing protein yields MESVSLSDSEIVEAVDGVHLAQMAAGEKMSIQHFHIEPGASVPEHSHPHEQTGYVTKGTLTFLVGGEERSISAGESYVIPGDEPHGAENRGDVPVDGVDIFSPPRLDVPWLEG; encoded by the coding sequence ATGGAGTCCGTGTCACTCTCCGACAGCGAAATCGTCGAAGCCGTCGATGGCGTCCACCTCGCACAGATGGCTGCAGGCGAGAAGATGAGCATCCAGCACTTCCACATCGAACCCGGCGCGTCCGTCCCGGAACACAGCCACCCCCACGAACAGACGGGCTACGTCACGAAGGGCACGCTCACCTTCCTCGTCGGCGGCGAGGAACGCTCGATTTCAGCCGGCGAGTCCTACGTGATTCCCGGTGACGAACCCCACGGCGCGGAGAATCGCGGCGACGTGCCGGTGGACGGCGTGGATATTTTCAGCCCGCCGCGGCTGGACGTGCCGTGGCTGGAGGGGTGA